Genomic segment of Candidatus Protochlamydia amoebophila UWE25:
TGGGGGACAGGTCACGGTTATTCCAATGGAAAATGTGGATCAATTCACCCTTTTTCACCAAGGAGATTTAGATGCTGCTTGGGCAGTTGAACCTTGGGCAAGCCGATTGGTTGAAGAAGCTAAAGGAGAGGTTTTTTTAGAAGAAAGTTCTCTTTGGAAGCAAACTGGTGGAAAGTATGTCACGACGCATTTAGTTAGTACTGAAAATTTTTTACAAAATCGGCCAGATTTAGTCAAAAAGTGGATTTTAGCTCATATTAAATTAACGGAGTGGATTCAGGAAAACAGTGAGCAAGCTAAAGTTTTTTTTAACCAAGAATTAAAAAAAGAAGTATTTAGAAATTTAGCGAAAGAAATTATAGATCGGGCTTGGGAAAAAATCGAATTAACGTATGCACCTATTCAAGCTTCTCTATATCGCTATGCTAACTGGGCTTATGAGATTGGTTTTTTTAAGCAACAGCCCCAACTTAAAGGATTGTATGATCTTCGCCTTCTTGCTGAGGTATTGGAAGAAATTGATCACTCCAAAGGTTTAATTCATGACAGAAGTTGAACTCACCCTTGCAGAAATCATTATCGATAATGTTAGTAAAACATTTAAAGCGAAATCGGGAAATGTGCAAGCTCTTGAGCGTGTTTCATTAAGCGTAAATGTTGGAGAATTTGTCTGTTTAGTAGGGCCTTCAGGTTGCGGTAAAAGTACGTTATTAAATTTAATTGCAGGATTAGAATTTCCTGATCAAGGCAAGATTTATTGCGAAGGTAAAGAAATTACCGGACCTGGGAGTGATCGATTAGTGATGTTTCAAGAGTCAGCTCTTTTTCCGTGGTTAAATGTGATTGACAATGTTTTATTTGGATTAAAATTAAAGCCCGGACTGACAGCAAAAGAAAGAAAAGAATTGGCTCATAGTTATTTAAAATTGGTTGGCCTAGATAAGTTTGCTTACGCACACACACATGAATTATCAGGAGGAATGAAACAACGCGTTGCTTTAGCACGTTCTTTAGCTCCAGATCCCCATATCCTTTTAATGGATGAGCCTTTTGCTGCTTTAGACGCATTTACAAGGGAACAACTTTACGAAGATATCCAAAGAATTTGGGAACAACAAAAGAAAACAATTGTTTTTGTTACACACAACGTTGCGGAGGCGGTTTGTCTAGGGGATAAGTTATTTTTATTTTCTTCCCATCCAGGACGTATTCAACAAGAATTTTTTATTCGATTACCACGTTCTAGAGATATTCGAAGTATAGAAGTAGCCCAATTTGCTAGTGAAATTACGCATATATTAAAAAATCAAATGCCTTTAATAGAAAGAATATGAATTTACAAAGAATCTTTCATGCTAGTTTATTTTTTTTAACTTTAACTGTCCTATGGCAATTACTCGTTTACGCTGAAATTTGGTCACCTGTTTTAGTTCCTTCGCCTCTTCAAGTACTGCACTATTTAATTAGTTCCTTACAAGATGGCACATTAATTTCAGCGAGCTATGTTACTTTAAAAAGACTTATTCAAGGATACCTTGTCGGATTATTAGTGGGAATTCCTATAGGGCTGTTAAATGCTCGTTTTCAACTATTTGAAGATACAATTGGTTTTTTAGCACTTGGCTTGCAAACGCTTCCCAGCGTTTGTTGGGCACCTTTAGCCATATTGTGGTTTGGCCAAACAGAAAAAGCGATGTTTTTTATTGTTATTATGGGATCTATATGGTCTATCGCTTTAGCAACTGATGCAGGGGTTAAAAATGTTCCTCCTCTTTATGTCAGAGCGGCACGCACATTAGGATCTCAAGGCTTTCACACTTGGTTTAAAGTAATTGTGCCCGCAGCGTTGCCATTTATTATTAGCGGAATGAAGCAGGGATGGGCTTTTGCTTGGCGATCCTTAATGGCTGCAGAAATTTATATTACCATTTTAACAGGTTTTGGATTGGGTAATTTATTGCACTATGGCCGAGAGCTTCACGCTATGGATGCAGTCATTGGAGTGATGTTTGTAATTATTGCTGTTGGCTTACTTGTTGATAAAGTGGTATTTTCCCCTTTAGAAGTTTTCATGCATGAAAAATGGGGAACGCATACTAAGCGTTAAAATAACATAAAATTTAATATTTTAATGTTAGAGCACAGAAAAGAAGAAAATTTCTATTTTTCTATCTATGCAGTACTTTCGAGCTTCCAATTCAAGTCTGTTAATGATTAGCAAAAGTTTTGCTTTGTATAGATGAAATTTTTGTGCACTAAAAAACTAATTTTGCCACCTTTTTTAAGGTTCTACATACAAGGTTTTTGCTAAACGATTTTTCCATTTATTTAATAAATCTGCTGTCGGATAGTAAAAATCAGCTGCTAATTCTATTAAGTTTGAAGAAGGTTCTAAACCCGTAATCGACTTTAAAATTTCTTTTTCACGATAGATAAGTGCTTTTTGAACAGATTCTAATGAGTCATTTCCTTGAAAGTTTTTTAAAGGAGCAAAACAGTGGTGACGTGGATATAATAAAGCGAAAACTTTTTTAGAATATTGTAACCAATCAAAAATGAAAGTTTCAAATTTCCAAGCGATGGGATGGGAAGACAGTGTAGTAACTCCTTGCTCGTTCACAAATTTTGCTGCTTTCCAAGCTTTATGTAGAGGCAAAAAGGGGTGATTTGGGAGCGTATTTTCAATAAAAGACATGGAAAAACAAAATAAGCTTAAATTTGCACAACAGTATTGAAGACGACCGTTAGCTTCGCTAGCATTTTTATGCTGATCAGGTAATTCAGAATATTCAATCACTTTTACTCGGTGATTTTCTTTAACAAGAATTCCGACTTTTTCTTGAGGTTCGTGCTTTTCAGTACATTTAATAGTAATTTCAGCTTTTTGTTGATGATGGAAACCAAGTAATTCTGCATCAAATGGATCTGCCAATGGATTATCCACTAAGATAATATTAATGTATTCAATACCCCGTTGTTTCCATACGTCGTATAAGCCCGATTGATAAAAATCATGTAGACAATGCCCATTGCCATTAGGCCCTTCGGCTATACGGCTTTTGGTTTCTAAAAATAGAGACCCTTCTGCATTTAGCAAAGGGAGGGTACTTTGGCAAAAAAATGAAATTTGACCTTTAGATAAACCCCAATAGTCATTTTCAACAAAAAACTGTTTAGTTGCTTGATCATTTTTTGGTGAAGTCATAATGGCGAGAGATAAAGGAAAGTTAACTTGTTTACTCGCGGCAACAGTTTTTTCTGCTAAAAGTTGAAATAATGACTTATGCTTAATAACAGAAACAGGAAAAAGTCCTTTAGGGCCTTCAAAACAAAGCCTGGTTCCTTGCCCACCTGCGAGAACAATACACCCCATCTTTCCGTTTTGAAGGAGTTGCTTACCTTTTAATTGCAGCTTTTCATTTCCTGCAAACGCATAATCTTTAAATGGTTCAATAAAAGAATCAACTGATTTAGATGGGTTAATTAAAGCTATTTGTTGATCGAGAAGAGTGCGATTAATTTGTTTTATTTGAAGCGTTAAATTTTGTTGTTCTTGTTTTGATAAGAGAGTCCAAAATTTTAGAAGAGGATCATTTGCTTTTTTTGCTAGCATGATTGAAGAAAATTTTATTGAAATAAAAGATCTAGTTTCTAA
This window contains:
- a CDS encoding ABC transporter substrate-binding protein, with protein sequence MQVVSILCFCLMCYFKLFAQEHLKEKTVIRVGHFATITHAQAVIGHGLSREQRGWFESFLGPDVEIQWYVYQAGSSAMEALFADSLDLTYVGPSPTINAYLKAKGKTIRVVCGSCSGGASLIIQSNRIKKISDFQGKIIATPQLGNTQDVAARAWLYSNGFEFNLFGGQVTVIPMENVDQFTLFHQGDLDAAWAVEPWASRLVEEAKGEVFLEESSLWKQTGGKYVTTHLVSTENFLQNRPDLVKKWILAHIKLTEWIQENSEQAKVFFNQELKKEVFRNLAKEIIDRAWEKIELTYAPIQASLYRYANWAYEIGFFKQQPQLKGLYDLRLLAEVLEEIDHSKGLIHDRS
- a CDS encoding ABC transporter ATP-binding protein yields the protein MTEVELTLAEIIIDNVSKTFKAKSGNVQALERVSLSVNVGEFVCLVGPSGCGKSTLLNLIAGLEFPDQGKIYCEGKEITGPGSDRLVMFQESALFPWLNVIDNVLFGLKLKPGLTAKERKELAHSYLKLVGLDKFAYAHTHELSGGMKQRVALARSLAPDPHILLMDEPFAALDAFTREQLYEDIQRIWEQQKKTIVFVTHNVAEAVCLGDKLFLFSSHPGRIQQEFFIRLPRSRDIRSIEVAQFASEITHILKNQMPLIERI
- a CDS encoding ABC transporter permease, which produces MNLQRIFHASLFFLTLTVLWQLLVYAEIWSPVLVPSPLQVLHYLISSLQDGTLISASYVTLKRLIQGYLVGLLVGIPIGLLNARFQLFEDTIGFLALGLQTLPSVCWAPLAILWFGQTEKAMFFIVIMGSIWSIALATDAGVKNVPPLYVRAARTLGSQGFHTWFKVIVPAALPFIISGMKQGWAFAWRSLMAAEIYITILTGFGLGNLLHYGRELHAMDAVIGVMFVIIAVGLLVDKVVFSPLEVFMHEKWGTHTKR
- a CDS encoding UTP--glucose-1-phosphate uridylyltransferase, whose protein sequence is MLAKKANDPLLKFWTLLSKQEQQNLTLQIKQINRTLLDQQIALINPSKSVDSFIEPFKDYAFAGNEKLQLKGKQLLQNGKMGCIVLAGGQGTRLCFEGPKGLFPVSVIKHKSLFQLLAEKTVAASKQVNFPLSLAIMTSPKNDQATKQFFVENDYWGLSKGQISFFCQSTLPLLNAEGSLFLETKSRIAEGPNGNGHCLHDFYQSGLYDVWKQRGIEYINIILVDNPLADPFDAELLGFHHQQKAEITIKCTEKHEPQEKVGILVKENHRVKVIEYSELPDQHKNASEANGRLQYCCANLSLFCFSMSFIENTLPNHPFLPLHKAWKAAKFVNEQGVTTLSSHPIAWKFETFIFDWLQYSKKVFALLYPRHHCFAPLKNFQGNDSLESVQKALIYREKEILKSITGLEPSSNLIELAADFYYPTADLLNKWKNRLAKTLYVEP